A stretch of the Candidatus Methylopumilus planktonicus genome encodes the following:
- a CDS encoding DMT family transporter: MTDQKKGMLWIIVATFFFSLMGSFVKLGASRFSSVELVFYRSFISLLFLFIYIVISQKEIKTPHLRKQIDRGVVGFLSLAFFFYAIANLNLGSAMTLNYTSPIFLGFFLPFISHQKIKKSILLCTIVGFFGALLILDPHGEWQSWFAGLIGLVSGIGAALAYIHVIQLSKLNEPDWRTVFYFTLISSIGAGLWISFTDYQKLVWNDMWILIPLGLSATIAQIAMTRAYRLGKPLVIATLSYLAIVFSGIISLLYFNETMRVEDILGAIMIIISGAIASNISLKSRIN, translated from the coding sequence ATGACAGATCAAAAAAAAGGCATGCTATGGATCATCGTAGCGACCTTCTTTTTTTCCCTTATGGGATCATTTGTAAAACTTGGTGCTTCACGTTTTTCTAGTGTTGAACTAGTGTTTTACCGTTCATTTATAAGCTTATTATTTCTTTTTATTTACATTGTTATAAGTCAAAAAGAGATTAAAACACCACACCTTAGAAAACAGATTGATCGCGGTGTTGTGGGCTTTTTGTCTTTAGCTTTTTTCTTTTATGCTATCGCAAATCTCAATTTAGGTTCTGCCATGACCCTCAATTACACCTCACCTATATTTCTTGGATTTTTCTTGCCTTTCATCTCACATCAAAAAATAAAAAAATCTATTTTACTATGCACAATTGTGGGCTTTTTTGGCGCTTTATTAATTCTTGATCCACACGGCGAATGGCAAAGTTGGTTTGCAGGTTTAATTGGATTAGTTTCGGGTATTGGTGCAGCTTTGGCTTACATTCACGTCATACAACTCAGCAAACTTAATGAGCCTGATTGGCGAACTGTCTTTTACTTCACACTTATATCTTCAATAGGCGCAGGATTGTGGATTAGCTTTACCGATTATCAAAAGTTGGTATGGAACGATATGTGGATACTGATTCCACTTGGCTTGTCAGCCACCATAGCTCAAATTGCAATGACACGCGCATATAGGCTTGGCAAGCCTCTTGTTATAGCCACCCTATCTTATCTAGCAATTGTTTTTTCAGGCATTATTAGTCTTCTATATTTTAACGAGACGATGAGGGTTGAGGATATATTGGGCGCAATTATGATTATTATAAGTGGCGCTATCGCGTCAAATATTAGCTTAAAATCAAGGATTAATTAA